CGGATTCATCGGCAAAGACACAAAAACCGAATTCATTGGGTTGAAAGTCGAGAACACCGACTTGTACCATTGAAACGCTCGGATCTGACGGGCGTTTCCCCAGGGAACGTATCTTTCGTCCCGATGTGATACGGCACGTACGACCGATTGGTTCGTATGGGCTATAATACGTCCGGCCGACGAATCGGCATGTTCGGCGTGTAAGCGCCGCGATCGCGAAGAACCGGCCTCCGAAACGCACCACCAGAATGTTGCGTCCGAATTGCTGCCCCTTTCCACCCTGGCTATCAATCCTTGATTGCATTTTCGCACGGATTGCGAAATCAAATCACTTCTTTGTCGGACGCCCTGTGATTTCCACCCTTTGCAATCGATTCATTGTCGCAATCATCGCCGGATGGTTGATGGGATTGTCAGCCGGTCTGTCACCGGCGCGTGCGGACACAGCATCGCGCGATGCCGCGTTTCGCGATTCGTTGTTGCCGTTGTTACGAACTTACTGTTTCGATTGTCACGACGAAGGAAGTGAGTTATCGCTAGTCGATGATACGTCGGCGGCGGATTTGGCGGCGAACCGCAAAGTCTGGACGCGGGCGTTGGCACAAGTACGGCTGGGGACGATGCCGCCCGAGGATGGTGCCGCGATGGACGCGGCCACGCGCACCAAAATGGCGACTTTGATCGAAGAACTGGCCAACGCCGTCGATTGCGTTCGCAATCCGAATGCCGGGAAAGTCGCCCTACGCCGGCTGAACCGAGCCGAGTATCGAAACACCGTCCGTGATTTGACGGACGTGGACTACGTCGCGGCAAAGGGATTCCCTGGCGATGACGTGGGTTACGGGTTCGACAATATCGGTGACGTGCTTTCGTTGCCGCCGCTGTTGATCGAAAAGTACCTTGATGCCGCCGAACAGATTTCGGGCAAGGCCATCTATACGCCTCCACCGGGCGAAATCTATGAATTGGATAAGCCACCGTCGTCATTGATCGATGCTGAAAAGCACGGCGGCGGCGGTGATCGGGTCACGATCGCCAGCAATGGAACCGTATCGCTGCAGGCGGATTTGCCGTTCGGCGGGATCTACACGCTAACGGTCACCGCGTCGGGTGATCAGGGTGGGCCGGATCCTTGCGTGATGAAAGTTGAATGTGGACGAAACGAACAATCGGTGGAGGTCGGCAACGAAACGGCAAAAGATTTCGACGTCGTGATGCGAGTCGGTCGAGGCACACGCAAATTCGATATCTCGTTCACCAATGACTATTACAAAGACGGAAAGGATCGAAACCTTCACATCCATCACGTTCATTTGCGGGGCGAAGAAACTCGCAACACGTACGTGGACGAAAATCAATTGCCCGCCAGCCATCGACGAATCATTTTTGTGAAGCCCGACGCAAACACAACCGCGGATCAGGCGTCGGCGGTGGTTTTGGGCCGTTTGGCCAGCCGCGCTTTTCGGCGTCCGGCCACCAACAACGAAGTCAAGCGATTGGTGGAATTGACGGCGTCCGTGCGAGCGGAGGGTGGAACATACGAGGAAGGCTTGCAGGTTGCGATGCAAGCGATCTTGGTGTCGCCCCATTTCTTGTTCAAGGTCGAGCAGAATCGCCGACCGGATGCGTCGGGGAAAATGCCGCCGATCAATCAGTACGAACTGGCGACGCGGATCTCGTATTTTCTGTGGAGCAGCATGCCGGACGACGAGCTGCTGTTGTTGGCGCATCGCGAACAGCTTCGCGATCGTCGCAAGTTGCTGGACAAGGTGGGGCGCATGATGAAGGACCCACGAGCGAATCGTTTTGTCGAGAACTTTGCCGGGCAATGGTTGCAGCTTCGCAATCTGGACACTGTGAAGCCAGATACACGTTTGTTTCGCACCTTCGACGACGAAATTCGCGACTTGATGAAACGAGAAACGCTGACCTTCTTTGCCGGTGTGATGCGGGGCAACATGCCGATTCCTACTCTACTGGATGCCGATTTCACGTATCTGAACGAACCGTTGGCAAAGTTCTACGGGATGCCTTCGGTGAAGGGCGATCAGTTTCGTCGCGTTTCGTTGGTAGGAACGCCGCGCGGCGGACTGCTGACTCACGCCAGCGTGTTGACGGTGACCAGCAACCCGACGCGCACCAGTCCGGTCAAGCGAGGCAAGTGGATTCTTGACAATCTGTTGAACATGCCGCCTCCGCCGGCGCCGCCGAACATTCCCGAGCTTGAAAAAAGCCGGTTGGTGGGAACACTTCGTC
This is a stretch of genomic DNA from Rubripirellula tenax. It encodes these proteins:
- a CDS encoding DUF1592 domain-containing protein, whose amino-acid sequence is MISTLCNRFIVAIIAGWLMGLSAGLSPARADTASRDAAFRDSLLPLLRTYCFDCHDEGSELSLVDDTSAADLAANRKVWTRALAQVRLGTMPPEDGAAMDAATRTKMATLIEELANAVDCVRNPNAGKVALRRLNRAEYRNTVRDLTDVDYVAAKGFPGDDVGYGFDNIGDVLSLPPLLIEKYLDAAEQISGKAIYTPPPGEIYELDKPPSSLIDAEKHGGGGDRVTIASNGTVSLQADLPFGGIYTLTVTASGDQGGPDPCVMKVECGRNEQSVEVGNETAKDFDVVMRVGRGTRKFDISFTNDYYKDGKDRNLHIHHVHLRGEETRNTYVDENQLPASHRRIIFVKPDANTTADQASAVVLGRLASRAFRRPATNNEVKRLVELTASVRAEGGTYEEGLQVAMQAILVSPHFLFKVEQNRRPDASGKMPPINQYELATRISYFLWSSMPDDELLLLAHREQLRDRRKLLDKVGRMMKDPRANRFVENFAGQWLQLRNLDTVKPDTRLFRTFDDEIRDLMKRETLTFFAGVMRGNMPIPTLLDADFTYLNEPLAKFYGMPSVKGDQFRRVSLVGTPRGGLLTHASVLTVTSNPTRTSPVKRGKWILDNLLNMPPPPAPPNIPELEKSRLVGTLRQRMEQHRDNPACAACHNMMDPLGFAMENFDAVGQWRTRDGRDLVNASGKLPDGTAFNGVEDLKRLLSTERRDAFVRCLAEKMLIYALGRGTEYYDKCAIDKIMADVRRADYQFAYLLAAIIESDPFQKQGHRE